The Danio rerio strain Tuebingen ecotype United States chromosome 10, GRCz12tu, whole genome shotgun sequence genome contains a region encoding:
- the scpp8 gene encoding secretory calcium-binding phosphoprotein 8 precursor (The RefSeq protein has 4 substitutions compared to this genomic sequence), whose protein sequence is MNTLKGLILMLFVASVISKPLHLSRSSSDENDSSKASSNSESDESSESNESESSESESSEDFATAQPPTRRPSTNQPITDKKTTTAAPLTTAANITDCVTVNVTSLQITTEKRGDN, encoded by the exons ATGAATACTTTGAAGGGATTGATTCTGATGCTTTTTGTTGCGTCTGTCATTTCAAAACCA TTGCATTTGTCAAGAAGCAGTTCGGACGAAAATGATTCATCCAAAGCTTCATCAAATTCCGAGTCAGATGAGAGCTCTGAGTCAAACGAGTCTGAATCGAGTGAATCTGAATCTTCTGAGGACTTCACAACCGCACAGCCTCCTACTGGTAGGCCTGcaacaaatcagccaatcactgaCAAGAAAACCACAACAGCAGCACCCGTCACCACTGCAGCAAACATCACAGACTGTGTTACTGTGAATGTGACGAGTCTTCAGATCACCACTGAAAAAAGGGGTGATAACTGA
- the spp1 gene encoding osteopontin precursor (The RefSeq protein has 1 substitution compared to this genomic sequence) → MKSIIVLTLLVATVFCVPVKRSASSSESSEELVIVQRPPPILRKAAANVFQVEPTQTTPTESNESTDSADDTEEADEESETDEKEEENETDSSESESGESDTTIIPVTVDPTLGPIINTGRGDSLGYPSDYKKSIVYVDAKDFEKLPSPYKSYSSDKLGGLTFVSKKTSAYDDQSINDVEKEITLYKALQVHDLEDGNTSTSEIDNIEANERQAALGAQEIVPVGDQAATEEGASARDSPSDSASASASQEENEEESDSEETTATPGAADSESNSSQSTESTESQESDSDEETTQTTEASIIIVK, encoded by the exons ATGAAATCTATTATTGTTTTAACACTCCTCGTCGCCACAGTCTTCTGTGTACCT gtgaAGCGCTCAGCAAGCAGTTCAGAGAGCTCAGAAGAGCTTGTAATTGTTCAACGG CCACCTCCTATTCTTCGAAAAGCTGCTGCCAATGTGTTCCAGGTAGAGCCTACACAG ACCACGCCAACAGAATCGAATGAAAGCACAGACAGCGCAGatgacactgag gAGGCAGATGAGGAATCTGAAACAGATGAGAAGGAAGAGGAGAAT GAGACTGACTCCAGTGAGAGTGAATCTGGAGAATCTGATACCACCATCATCCCAGTCACAGTCGATCCCACGCTGGGTCCCATTATCAACACAGGCCGGGGAGACAGTTTGGGCTACCCTAGCGACTACAAAAAATCCATCGTCTATGTGGACGCAAAAGACTTTGAGAAACTTCCTTCACCATACAAATCCTACAGCAGTGACAAACTGGGCGGCTTGACATTTGTGAGCAAGAAGACGTCTGCCTATGATGATCAGAGCATCAATGACGTGGAGAAAGAGATTACACTGTACAAG GCTCTCCAGGTACATGATCTGGAGGACGGGAACACCAGCACCTCAGAGATAGACAACATCGAGGCAAATGAGCGCCAGGCTGCCCTGGGAGCCCAAGAGATTGTTCCCGTTGGGGACCAGGCAGCTACAGAAGAGGGGGCAAGTGCTAGGGACTCTCCCAGCGACAGCGCCAGTGCAAGTGCCAGCCAGGAGGAGAATGAAGAAGAGTCGGATAGTGAGGAGACCACATCGACGCCGGGAGCTGCAGACAGCGAGTCCAACTCCTCTCAGAGCACAGAAAGCACAGAAAGCCAGGAGAGCGACTCAGATGAGGAGACCACTCAGACCACTGAGGCCTCCATCATCATCGTAAAGTAA